The Zymoseptoria tritici IPO323 chromosome 4, whole genome shotgun sequence genome includes the window ATAGTGTCTGCCATGTTCTGTCTTGATCGCAGCAGCCTGCACTGCCGCGACATCGGTATATCAGCATGAGATTCCGTGGTGGCGATGCAGATGCGTTTCTCTGTGTTGGTGAGGAGGCATCTTCTCGCTGGCGTACTCTAGCAGCGGCGGCGTTCCGTAGGCCAAGCCACGGGTCCCGAGAGACCATGGCGCATCGTCTCGCTGAGGAAGATTGACATGTGTGTCCAGACTCCTCCAGCTTGATGTGTCGTCGCTTCTCCGCGTGCTTCTTCATCCTTGCTGCTTACCAATCGCGCCCGAAATCAAGAACCTTGGAACCATTAATTGAGACCGGATTTGTTGCGGCATCTGACTTATACACACCATCCGTCTCTTGAAGAGATATATATCCTCTGCTCTGGGGCTGTCCGCACGGAGTGGTGCTCCAGCCTGAGGCCGCAACCTCCGCCTACGATGGCTCGCTGCCCGTGCGACCTTCAGGAATCTTCGCGTGCGCAAGCACTGAAGCAGAAAGACAAGAAGATGCAAAGACCTCGAAGCAGACCTGGATGCCAGGCCGGTCATGATGCTGGGCAAGGTCTTGGATTCAGTATGTATTACGAAGCTGTAATGATTACGCCTGTGGTAGGTGCCGCTTCGATGCGCCTCGTCCGTGGGCCGATGGAGGCAGCAATGGAATGCTCAAGGATCCTACCAAACCACCTCCTGGAAGTCAGTCGAAGGGCGATGCGCACAGTACTGCGCTCGAGATGCAACATGAGGCTTTATTGAAGCCCACCCGACCGAAGCCACAGAGGATGGTGTCACAGTCGGACCTGCTGGAGAACATGACGAGCCAATCCTACACAGACCTACTGAACAAAGACGATGGCTACATGACCATGATGACGAAGCTTGTGAATGGCCCGAAGCCGATCCCGGTCATCGAGACGGCACACACTGAAGATGGCTGGCCACATGGATTTGCAGACAGAGCATCGTGGGCATTGGAGCTGGAACTATCGATGCGTGGAGTGGGCTTCACCTGGACGACTGCAGATATTCGACATACGACGAAGACTTGGCTGCCGACCGTGCAAAACCGGCTGCACTCCATCTTTGTACATGTTGGGCCGGTTCTTGTGCTTGCCTGGGCAGTCATTCGATATATGTATGTGCGACGACTGGCACCTATGACGGCTGGACCCAGTCCTCCTGAGTCGCCGTTTGATGAGCTCACCTTGCCAGAGCAGTACCTTCTCACAACAGCGCTAGGAGCCTTCCTGATGGCGGCCTTCTCACTTGGTCACTCTATGTTTGCAATAATCTGCTCGCCTCTAGCTCCGCACCCGATTTCCTTCTTTCCGCCTTTGTATACAACTCGCGTGTGGGACATCACATCTGCAAGAGGGTTCTGGTAAGTCTCTGAAGGGTGCAAGGCTTACGGCGCCTGAGAAATTCTCGGCTTGTCTGAAAATCGCTGACCCTTATACCCTTCCGTGTACAGGTCATACGGCTGGCATCGATTATTCGCACGACTGTTTCTAGTATGGGGCGTCTGGCCAGGGGAGTGGGTTGAAAGGAAACTCACAGGAAAATCGCCTGATCAGCCCGCGGATGTCGGGAAAGTCCTCGGAGGATTCCTGAGCTCTGCTGTTGTTCATTCATTTTCCGTGCGAGGGACCTTGGCTGGGAGTTGGACCGATGCAGCAGGCGAAGCGAAGTTCTTCGCATTGAACGGTATCGCTATTCTGGTAGAAGAGCTGATCATCAGAGCTGTACGAAGAAGCAGGAAAAGCAGGcagcagaaagagaagatGTGGTATGATGGTCTCATTGGACGGGTTTGGTGGATCAGCTTGCTCTTGACGACTGGCCGCAACTTTGCTCGTGGCTGGACCAAGGGAGGCCTAGTGAGAGAGATGGCCTTTATGTGATTGGTCTGAGCAAAAGGCGCCCTCATTCATGGCTGCAAGGCTATGGACGGAGCGCTCGGAGTTGAGTGGTTGTGGTGAAGATGCTGCCGAGAGTGACGTCCAGTCTCAAGGGTATGCCTACGATACCGACAGCTGTGGCCCTCGGATTGGATGAAAAGCTCAATACAACAGGCCCGATCCGCGCCGATGCTGTACCGGCCTCGTGACCATATCAAGGGATTGACCTGGTTTCTCTGTCCCGCGCAGATATTTCAAGATCTGCTCCGGCCACTGGTATTTCtccacatcttcctcgcATCCAAGGATATGGACGAGATCATCCTATCGTCGTCCCTCCCACCAACGTACAGCCAATTATGGTCCAAACATGCGCTTCACCCCCGCACTCGCCTTCCTGGCTACCTTGGCGGGCCTTGCATCTGCCGATTGTACGTTCCAATCGAACGGCGTGAACTGTGGTAATGCCGCGGACGGCACCACCTGCGGCGGCTGTGGAAACTGGGTCTATTGGTGCAGCAACAAGAACTGCGTGTCGGTCATCTAAGCACCACGCCCCGCATCGGTGTACACAATACGCAAACCAAGACTCGCGACGTATGCACTTTTTCTCCACGGCGACGCACCGGTCTTGACAATTTGGTGTGGGCCGCATGGCATCTTCGATCGACACGGACGGGAAGAGCAAGCACGATATTTGCCAGCATGCGACAACCATGGAGGATCCTACAGTCGCTGACGGTTGGATTGGCTGGGCATCGGAAATGGAGGGACGGAAATCCCGTCAGTATTGGCGCCCGCTATCATTCGAAGACAAACATCATTTGCTCTGGATCATCGTCTCATTATTTCTGTCGTTATCGTTTCTCGTCTCTCGTTCATCTCTCTTCTTAAGAACGCTCTCCTTCGTGTATGTCGATCTATCCCTTTGCATCGGGTCCGTGTGTTGCTCTTAGAATGGCCTGTGGCACAAGGAGGAACAAGTCAACGTCCGGCCGAGATCGTGAACTCACTGCTGATCTATCACAATTCTCTACGCATGGAGGACGATCTCGGTTATAGGGCGGGGCCCAGGGCGCTCAATCCTTCCCGAATCGCCGAATCGGAGGAACAACCTTCCGGCTACTTGTTGATCGGCCAAAGAAGCTCGAAATCCTCCCGACTTAAGCTCTGTCAAGCTCAACACATAAGAACATGATCAGCTGCTCCTACATCGAATAGAAATCCTTAAGTCCGTCCACAGCACTCTTCCTTTCCCTCAACAGCAAAATGAAGATCGTGATCGCCGGCGCAACGGGCAAGATTGGTGGTGCGGCGCTCCAACGTCTGCTCGCTCTCCCAGCAGTTACCTCTGTCATCGCTCTCTCACGTCGAAAGATCGATGTCGAGCATCCAAAGCTCACGGTGGCTATTATCGAAGACTTCCTCCACTACGAGCCGGGCGTCTTGGAGCAGCTGTCCGGATCGGAGGCGTGTATATGGTGAGTGCGGTCATGTAGAGATCATCTCTATACCTCTAACAGGCTACACAGGTCGCTCGGCACGCCGACAGGTGGTCGCGATGTACACATGGACTACACAATGGCTGCCGTCAAAGCGTTGAAGTCATCGCTGAAGAACGGGCAGCAGTTTCGCTTCGTCTACGTCAGTGGCGCACTGGTCGAGACAGATCAGAGCAAGACGCTGTGGTTCATGGGCGATATGAGGCGGATGAGGGTATGTTTCGTGCTTGCGATTCTTGTTGGCCCGTCTAACGAACCGACAGGGAGAGGTCGAGAATGCTGTAGTTGAGCTTGGGAAGGACAGCAAGCAGTGGACATCGTTTTTTGCTCGGCCCTCGCTCGTGACAGAGGGGGAGTCGGTAATGAGGTTCGTGTCGTCGAGTTATATTCCAGTGGCGACACTGGGAGCAGCGCTTGTTGATCTTGCAGTTGTCGGGGGAGAACAGAGTGTGTTGAACAATGGGGAGCTCAGAGAACGCGGGAAAAGCGCGTTGAAGGCGGCATGAGGTGAGGCGGGAAATGTGGACGGGACCGAAGTCTGCCCGGCGGAGGCGTCTCTCTTCACTTCACATCACACAGATTCGCGGATGAACTCTTCTCTGCTTAGCTCGTTCCTAGCTGCCACTTTCCGCCGACACAAAGCGAACAAATCCGACCCGTGAATGATACTACCGGCACCGGCAACCCTCGACACGACACTCCCATCGTTCCCATGGCTCGACTTCAAGCATGGCGCGTCAGTCGAAACGAATCTTCAGATGGCTCGGAGCAggcaagagaaggcagcgctGAGTGGAAGATGATGGTCGAGAGCTAGGGTGGGGCGTGATCAAAAGATGCATAACGATGAAGGTGGAGCGTTGGGTGTCGGTATCGCGAGAATTCGGGGCAGCTGGACACTCAGACTCCTCCGCTGGCACGTCGTCAGCGCAAGCAGTCACGTCTGAGATCGCTTCAATACAAGGAACGCTTGCTACCGTTGAGAGGATATCGCCTCCGTACTGCCGAGCCAGCAATCGACTTATCCTCCGAGCTCGCTTACCATCACGATGGACAGAGTGCACAGTTCCCTACAAGTCATCGCCAAGCTCACCATCGACCTGCACACTGCCTCCGGCTGAGCGATGGCAGCAATAGCGGATCGCTGAAGTGCGCAGCTCGAAAGCTCTGGCATCAAATGGTCATTGTCTACTCGCGACATATTCATGAGAACCATACCTCCACGATATCGCAACACGTCCGGCCACATCATGCGTCAAGGCATCTCACTTTCCGGCTCGAGAATTCCACTCCACTGCAAAGACGTGACGATGGTCCACCGACGCCAAATCTCCTTCGGCATCGGCTGTGCCAGCGAACCTGAGGCATGCATAGGGTCTCGCGGCCAGTTCGACTTGGTGCAGTTTCAAGATCAGAAGGGAGAAATCTCCCTTCATCAAAGCGATCCCGGTTAAGAAGTCCAGGCGCAGCATTGCCGTCTGTTACACCAGGCATGACCTCGAGCCGGCGCCTTCGGTCTTCTAAAAGCATCAGCACGGTAGCAGTGCAGTACCAGTGCCGCAAGAAAGGTCGACCCGGACAGCCACGACCTCAAAATCTGGCCGGGCTTTGTCTTTGTAACACCAATGCCGGCGATTACTGGTATTCCTGACTCAGTGTCCGCTACCTCCGCAGCCGGTCAAGCATGTCATTCATGCGCGCCTTCGGACCGCGAAGTCGCCGAAGTATCCCTATTCTGCTCGATCTTGGGCACCGGACTTTGCATGCTTGGGTCTAGGTCTGGAGTTCCTTCCGCGCTCGACGAAGCATCATGGGTAACAGATCAGAACGACCTTATCTTGAAGGCAGCAACGACTGTCTAGGTGCCGATCTAGACAGTGGCGCCTTCCTTTCTGCAAGGCGCGACTGTCGGAGCCTTATGTGAGATAGTAGCGGCTTCCTCATCCATGTTGCCATGCAGCTTCTTCTGGATCACCAATGCTGTGCCTTCGCCGTATGGAGGCTTCGAAGTACTGCTCAGCTGTCCAGTATTGTGGTCAAAGACTCCATCGGGCCACCGAATACCCTATCGATGACATGTTCACCCGTCCTGCCGGAGCTTTTCAGCGGCCGGCATCTTTAAGAGAGGATGCTAAGGACGGGAAGTATTCTCCGGGCAAGGGGTCCTGCCTGGCTCAACGGTGCGCAAATGGAGGATACAAAGTCGATCGGACATTTTCCAACGCGTTCCCGGGATCAGGAGTGGTAAGGCATTCGCATCGACTCAGCGTCTGTTACAGATTCCAAGGGATATCAGATCGACTCCGCGAGGCTCGAGAGATGGATCACAACATCGTTCAGCGATAGGAGGCAGCAGGCTGGATGCCTTGTACCGCCGACGCTTTCGAAGGTCCAGACGGCTTATTCTCCTACTTCCAGTAGACCACAATCGAGATGCGATCACTTCCTCAAGCACTGACGAACATCTCTTCTGCTCGTGTCTCTTGTTCCTACGGCCTGTTGTTCGGATAATGGTTTTAGCATCGATTGAGGGGCAACGCGCAAAATCTAATTGGCAACGTCCAAGAGTGCTTcggcaacatcaacaacatcaacaaccgCTTCAGCAGCATCCCACCTCGCCTCATTCGCAATCTTCGCGCCTCTGTCGATCATCTGTTTTCGCGCTCTCACGGCCTGACTCCCGCAGTCCAGCACGTATCGACGCCAGCAGCTCCGAGCAAAAACAAGAGCATGGAAGTAAAGTCTCGGATACAAAGCTGTCCCGTCTCGAGCGATCGAACTTTCGCTGTTACTCATACGCCGAGATCGTGGTCATCACCAGGGAAGGCCACTACTGCGCACCTTTCGAGCATGCGACTTCCGTTGCGAGATCGAAAAGTCTCCGACTTCTACTCCTACCATCCTCTCGTTGCCAAATGATGAAGTATGTGCCTCATCCCCGATCATCATCAGCCCCAATGAGACCCTAGACAAAGAGCTTGGATAGAAGATCTTCGAGAGTAGTTTGACAATGTCATGGCTGCTTGGGACAGAGACGCGAATCGGCGGGCCTGGAACAGCAGTACCTCGCTGATCGAGGGTGTTTGGCAATTGGAGCAGATGAAGGCGCTGGGCTTCGGAAGAAAGGGGGGCTGGCCGAGCAAGTGGAGAGATTCCGAGTGCGGTCTTGAGGTCAGTGGATACATCAGAGGCTGCCAGATACCACGGTCGCGCTCAGAGCGATTGATGTCTGCACGTCAGCTCCGAGCTACAGCAAGACATTGAAGCTCATCGAGCACCGACAGCTCGAGGAAAACATAATCATTGTCGGTCGACGTGTCTCCTTCACCAAGATCGGGACGAGTTCAAGAACCTATCACGCACTACTACGATCAATCTCTGGCGCCGGAAGAGAGGGAGAAAGACATCCAACACAATTCGCTATTGGCTCAGGCCACATCCATGAATGTCTCGACGCCGAGACGAGAGCCGAGCGAAGAATCTGAAGACACCATCGGTGAGCTGCTGAAAAGCTGGATGGGTTGGGAATGAGCAAGGACAATTCCGAAGGCTTTTGAGTATCGCTGGGTGCACTGGGAGGTAGACAACACCTGGCTGAGCCCGACGAAGGTCTGATAGAGCGCCCCAGAGAACAAGCAGACGACGTCAACGCACACACGATCATGAATCCCGGAAGCGATGCATGTTCAAGTGTGCTGCGACTCACCGGCCGTCATAAAACGATTCGATCTTTCATCTGAGCATCCTCGAAGACCTGTCGCCTGCTGTCTTCAGGATGCATTCGATCGTCTGTTCACCTCCAGCTCACAACTTGCTGCTTGCTGTCGAAGGTCTTCTGCCGGATCAACGAACTTCAGCGCATCGTGGGTTCCTCCGACCTCGCTTTCCGAACTCGACTGCAGCACTGAGTCCATCCTCGTTCCAATACTTGATCCGATCTTCAAGCATCCACTTGAGAGGTGAAGAAATATCGCTGTCGTACTTCACAGTGCGCAGATCTGAAGGCGCATCATTCAGAAGATGCGGCACCCCGATCTTCTGGACGTCCAGGCATATCCTCATTCAAGCGCTTACTGCTGCTACTGCTGCTCTCAACAACGTTCGCATTTTGGTCTGATCGTTGCGAGAACCTCGCAAATGGCTTTTCATCTGGAGAGCCCGGATCAACGAGACCGTCCGTGAGACCTTTGACCGTCGGCGAGGCTCTCCACGCATGCTGCTATGCTCTCTATCGCCACTATCGTGCCTCTTTCTTCAACACGATCGCCGGGAAGTCCAATTTGGCAAGAAGGCCACTCCATCAGGCACCGTATCCGCACCACCGGGAATCGTGGAGCTCTctgtcctcctcatcgcccgCCCTCAATGATCAAGTCTTGCTGATCAGGCTCACAATCGCGGCTCCCAGGCTAATCGCCGCCGGCGTCCCCCGCTGCTCCCTGGAGAAACTGCGCGCTTCTCTCAACTGTTGGCCTCTGCCTCCTGCGCACGCTGATACCCACAGAGGCCATTAAGTCGCATCTGGTCGCCAACGACTCTCGTACTTCTCACTCTCGCGGTTGCTTCAACAAAGCTCGCATCCGCAGCATCACCATCTACGCCCGGGACCAGCCTCCAGCTTGTGGTGAAGGAGAGGTCTTGTGCCGGTCTTCGACTCTAAGTAGAGGGAGCCCGTCATCGCAATGAAAAGCGCAACACTCGGAATGCCACTCAGGGTTGCGCCGTGGAAGGCTGACGTGCCTCTGCCGACTGGGCCGCCGCGAAGTATGCCTTGATCGAAGCCACTTGGACTCATTCGATGCTAAAGGCCTGTTCGCTCATCTACGACCGCCTCCCTGTCATCCAAGCCACTACTATTCCCTGCCCGTCCCTGCATGGAGCTGAACATGCATACTGTCCTCAGCGCGCCTTACAGAACCAGGTCCAGGATGGACGCACCGAAGATGGACATACATGCATTGAATATCTTACTCCAGCGAGCGGCCAGACAAGGCTTTCACTTCCTGATCAATACAAGAGTGCCGCTCAGCTCACCGAGAAGCCATCGACAAGCAAGTAGCCGCTCAAGCCGCCCAGGCTGTGCTCACTCTTCACCATCGGCTCATGTTGcttccctcctccgcaaTACGCACGTTGCCATCGCCATGGTAGTTCCTGCTACTTTCAACTGTGCTGCCGGTCCCTTGCGGTCAGGCTTCACTAGATTGGGAGCCGGATGCTGGAGCTTCCTTTCTTGACGTCAGACGTTACGGCTCGACGCGCGGTCGAGCGAAGAGCAGTCCAGGCCGAAGCCAGCAGCGATCGAGGCACAACACCCGCCACTCCCACACCGACCGAATCGAGCACCACCCCTCCATATCCACCACAACTCCCTCGAGCAAACCTCCTATCCCCGCCGCTCCCACCGCCGCAAGTTCATCTCGGACCACCTTGATCGCATCAAAACCTCAACCCTCTCCAACCCGGAAGATGCATGGCACTATCAGCGGATGAGATACACCGCCGACAAGTCTCCCAGGTGCATGCCTCGACAGCCGAAACATGCCGCTGTCTTGGGTCGCAACTGCGGAGGTCCTGCCGAACAACTACGGTGTCAAGTATGTCCATCGGTCGCTGCCTCCCAACACAGTCGAACTCGGCAACCGTCCGTTCGTCTCCACCTCGGGCTCAAACTCCTGCATATTCTCATCATTGCCGTGCTGGAAAAGTTCGGTGCCCCGGAAAGAAGGTGACTGGACTTGCCGGCGCCCTCAGCTTCGTCACGATCTTGACCATCGTCGACTCCGTGGACTTTGGGGCTAAGAGTATGACCTTCGATCCCGCGGAGTCGCTTCTCCGAGTGTCTCCGCCACAAGTCGTGGAGGCTCAAGCCCATTCAAGTCAGCTCATACACTGCACAGTTGATCCTTAATAACTCCATCGATATTGACTTCTACAGCATCGACCGCCTCCGCCCAGCCGTCTACTCAACCATCGCCGCCAGTGCCTTTCGCTGCCTTTTCCTCCCATTCAAGCAGACCGCTCGATGCACGACAGCCATTCTCCGTAGCAGAGCCATTACCTCCTCCCATCGCCCTATCTCTGTCATACCCTCTCTCGTCCTCTCTGCcacatcttctccttccttctCTATCACCCCGCTGTCTTCTTGATCTCTGGGAGTGATTCTCGAGTGCATTCGTCGCTTGCTGACATCCGACTCCTTGCTTTCCTACttgtcctgctcctccttgtATTACCTCTCTTCTTCCCAGAATACGTAGCACCTTACTGATCTTTACATTTCCTGGCAGGGACCCCTCACCATCCCGGATTCTCGCCAGACCAACCTCCTGCGATCCTGACCTTGCTAGCATTCGACCTCGACAATCTTCGACGCCAAACGCCCACTGCCCGTTCCCGACTGCCAAACGCCTGGAGGACAGCCCACCTAGCTCTCCGCTGCAACATACCCACCTCAACACCACAATCTACCTGACTGTCTTTTCCCTTTCTGGTCAAAACTGTCGACGCCAACGATGCCATTTCTGCACTCAATCCTGggtgtcgtcgtcgaggcATGAATCGCAGTGAATGAACACACAGCAGTGCACGACCCTACTCGCATGTCGGAACCATGCCTAGTGAAGCCGCCCGGTTTTTTTCGTCTTGAAGGTACATGCCCTCGATATGCACGCAACTGATATATTTCGATATTCCCGCCAGCACCTCACTGTCTATGACGTCGTCAGCCCGATTGACTGCCGGTTCTCTCTTATATGGTCCACTCCATTGTGGACGACCATTCTGTGCGGATGCATGCCTACCATCATCACCTCCCTCAGCCGTGCCCACCTTCCCGTCCGTTCTCCAGCTGTGAGAAAGCCGACCACCGCCGCGACGCCCTGAATCTTGCCGCCACACCACCTTCCACTACGCTACATTCAAAGCGCAGCGAATCCGTCATCCTGCTCGATACCAAAATCTCCGCTCCACTCTCGCTAGCTTCACAACTGCACAGCGCATAGCCGCGCCGTCTCCTACTACTTCCATGCTGACAGTGCCATTGAAGGTCTCATCGTCTTTTGTGCTCGACACTGCAGACTTGACTATCGCTCGCACACGATTGCTCTCTCACCGGCCGACCTATATCCTaatcctccctcccacctGACAATCGGCCGTCCCGCTTGCTGATTTCGCCTCCAGACTCGTTACCGACCTTCCTGTGCCAACCTGCATAGTCTTCGGTTTGCGGCCTGCTGTCGTCTTATCCTCGAACGTTCTTTGCTTGCTGGATCCTCCGGCTCCTGGGTCATGCCGTTATTGCGAATTCCCTTCAGCGCTGCTAGTCTGCCACTGACTGTGCCCATCCTCCTACATTCCGCCATCTCGACTCCTTCGCTCGATTTCTTCtgcctcgtcttcgaccCCATTGCCGAAGCCCCGCATCGTCTCCCGCCGACATCTGCCTTGCTTTCCGCGCCCAATCCCTCCAGCTACTCTCGCCCTCAGACCCTCTCCCCGAACACATCTTATCCCGCATGCCACTAGCTAGACCTACATAACCAAATCAACCAATGACTCATGTACATCCGCTCTCCTCAACATACCCGTAATCTGTGACGCCTCGTAAGTGTTGCAGTCGTCCTGACCTCGCTGTCGGATGCTCACGCTGCCTGCTACGCTTCTGTCTGCTGCTGTCTCGTCTTTCATCTGTGCGTCGTTCATCACGGCCACGCGGAATAGGGAATTTGTGCATGATTTAGAGCAGACGCAAGACATGTGACCACAGCTTCGATGGCGCTCCGTCCCGTGGACATACAAACTGGACCCGCCTAAGCTCGATCAAGTAGCAATCGCAGCCGTAGCATAATCCTAGGGTTTGTGCTGGACTTTTTTAAGGAGTATAATTCAGCCGAAACGGATAGAACTATTGCGATTACAAAAGCACATAACACCATCATTATCGTCGGGGCGACGAGATTCAAACGGCATCAGCGCCTAATGTTGCCGCAATGATCATTCTGAAGTTCGATCTTTGCATTCTTCTGCTTAACACTTTTAACCCCACCGCCGTATGGAATCTATCCTAGCTATGTTACATCGTCCAGTCCCGCCCTTCCCGCATATATGCTTCATCGATTACAATATCAACTTGCATTCGCCTCATTCTGGACTTAACGCAAAACGCTCAGACAGCAGTATATTACGCTCGAGTATGATCTGGAGATGCTATTCCGCCACATCCTATGCCTTACAGCCACTCCGTGTTGTCTATATCTTCGGGTTTGATATTGTAGAAAAGGACATACACTTGCGGCGGTTCTGACCGGGCCAATAGAATGATTCTGGTACGGCGTTTGCAAGACACAACAAGGGAACAGACAGCAAGTTTAGCCCGCGATGTAAGGCCGTTTACGTTGAATTTCGAGGGGAGAAACGCCAACAGCTCGGGTATCAGCTCGTTTTGCCCGAATGTCGTGCCTAGAAAGTATTTCTCGTTAGGTAGGGCGTAGAAAGGGTGCTCCTGCTTTTGTACTGCTACGAGGATTGCTTTTTCGACCGGTTTTAAAAACTTTAAAGGCGATTTGCTCGACAACCGGAGGGACATAGAAGCTAATCTCGAGGCCAAAGACACTATCTACCGTCTTCTACAGTTTGTTCACTTGCTAATTCGTTTCTATAGTGTTCGAAATTGCCGTCTTTTCTCTAAACGATAGGGTAAGGTTGCTATATTAAAGTTCGACCCTTCGAAAACTCAAAAAGGACGTTGCCCTAAGCGACCAGTCTTTCTGTTGTCTAGTCGCTGCCGAACAAGGAAAGCCGCGAACCCGGAAGACCACCTTCGGAACGTCTAGACATTTGATCTGCACTTATTCTCCATCCTTTCGCCGTCCGGCCTTGGGGATGCTTAAAACAAGCCGAACGTAAGGCGTTAAGCTCGGTTTTCGAATCTTTAAGCACCGTTTCTAGAAAGGCACAGACAACCGCTACCCCCGTTACTTCTACTCGTACGTACATACACCGGGGTCTTACTGTGTTTACTTATAGCTTTAAACGATACCGTCTTCCTTCTGGCATGCGCATAGTTGTATAAGAGGCCTGTGTTAATTAATCTTGCTATTTGTACCCTTTAGAGCTCGGTTTTCGAAACTTCGTGCACAGGTTTAGCAATAACTACACGAGCAATGCCTGTGACGTTTTTGCTTATCTATATGCACGTCAAATACTTGCCCTCAGCGTACTTAAAGCccgagagaaggtcgtagcAAAAGCTCGGTCTCGAGAACTTAAAAGACGTCCCTTGCATCGACGACTTTGCTAATACTCCCTGTAAATTTTATACTACCTTAACACAACCTCTTCTTGCTTTAAGCACAAGACTAGCTTAAAGCGAGAAGATTCTTGCCTAGACAGGTGCTGTAGGCGAACTCCCCGAGCCATTACAAATCCGGCATTGTATTAGTACGAGATGAACGGATCAGGGATCGCCGCCAACGCAAGAGATGGAGTGAAGCCTGAGAGAAGAGTAGGAGAAGAATACAGGATACCCAGCAGAGTGGCGAAGGACGCGTGCGAACTGCCTCTGTTACCTCTTGTCCCGACGATTCCGACACAGCTAACAC containing:
- a CDS encoding uncharacterized protein (function unknown), with product MKIVIAGATGKIGGAALQRLLALPAVTSVIALSRRKIDVEHPKLTVAIIEDFLHYEPGVLEQLSGSEACIWSLGTPTGGRDVHMDYTMAAVKALKSSLKNGQQFRFVYVSGALVETDQSKTLWFMGDMRRMRGEVENAVVELGKDSKQWTSFFARPSLVTEGESVMRFVSSSYIPVATLGAALVDLAVVGGEQSVLNNGELRERGKSALKAA